A single genomic interval of Paracoccus contaminans harbors:
- a CDS encoding bifunctional transcriptional activator/DNA repair enzyme AdaA, producing the protein MDPMPALPLFTLPDAATLHAALLRRDAAYEGRAWVGVTTTGIFCRLTCPARKPRPEHCRWFDSPAAAIGAGFRPCRRCHPVGPEVAGNPAVQRLLSLLDEEPARRWTEADVGALGLDPSTIRRAFRRHFGMTFLDLARQARLREGMRGLAAGGAVIAAQLDAGFDSASGFRDAFARLFGHAPAAMTRGQPLLLADWIDTPLGGMIVIADADSLHLLEFTDRKALGLGLRRLSAAVRGRIGLGRTAVTDAAEAQLGRYFAAQPGGFDLPLTLHGTPFLRTVWAELQRIPPGATISYGELAARIGRPAAARAVARANGANRIAIVIPCHRVIGADGTLTGYAGGLWRKQALIGIECELARRAG; encoded by the coding sequence ATGGACCCGATGCCCGCCCTCCCGCTGTTCACCCTGCCCGATGCCGCGACGCTGCACGCGGCCCTGCTTCGCCGTGATGCGGCCTATGAGGGCCGCGCCTGGGTCGGCGTCACCACCACCGGCATCTTCTGCCGGCTGACCTGCCCCGCGCGCAAGCCGCGGCCGGAACACTGCCGCTGGTTCGACAGCCCGGCGGCTGCCATCGGCGCGGGGTTCCGCCCCTGCCGCCGCTGCCACCCTGTGGGGCCGGAGGTCGCCGGCAACCCCGCCGTCCAGCGGCTTCTGTCCCTGCTGGACGAGGAGCCGGCCCGCCGCTGGACCGAGGCGGATGTCGGGGCGCTGGGGCTGGACCCCTCGACGATCCGGCGCGCCTTCCGCCGCCATTTCGGGATGACGTTCCTTGATCTGGCGCGCCAGGCCCGCCTGCGCGAAGGGATGCGCGGCCTTGCCGCAGGCGGTGCGGTCATCGCGGCGCAGCTGGACGCGGGCTTTGACAGCGCAAGCGGGTTCCGCGACGCCTTTGCGCGGCTGTTCGGCCATGCGCCCGCCGCCATGACGCGCGGCCAGCCGCTGCTGCTGGCGGACTGGATCGATACGCCGCTGGGCGGAATGATCGTCATCGCAGACGCCGATAGCCTGCATCTGCTCGAGTTCACCGACCGCAAGGCGCTGGGGCTGGGGCTGCGCCGCCTGTCGGCGGCCGTCCGGGGCCGGATCGGGCTGGGCCGCACCGCCGTCACCGACGCGGCCGAGGCCCAGCTCGGCCGCTATTTCGCCGCGCAGCCGGGCGGCTTCGACCTGCCGCTGACGCTGCACGGCACGCCCTTCCTGCGCACGGTCTGGGCCGAGCTGCAGCGCATCCCCCCTGGCGCGACGATCAGCTATGGCGAACTGGCTGCGCGGATCGGGCGGCCGGCTGCGGCGCGGGCCGTGGCACGGGCGAACGGCGCGAACCGGATCGCCATCGTGATCCCCTGCCACCGTGTCATCGGCGCTGACGGCACGCTGACGGGCTATGCCGGCGGGCTGTGGCGCAAGCAGGCGCTGATCGGGATCGAATGCGAACTTGCCCGCCGGGCCGGCTGA
- the meaB gene encoding methylmalonyl Co-A mutase-associated GTPase MeaB, whose amino-acid sequence MPNRPDHRPACPSAPPALAEGVAAGDRRALARAITLVESTRPDHRAQAAAMLAALPARQALRIGLSGTPGVGKSTFIETFGLMLTGLGLRLAVLAVDPSSARSGGSILGDKTRMERLAREPRAYIRPSPSRAELGGVARRTRETVRLAEAAGFDVILIETVGVGQSETLVAEMSDLFVLLLAPAGGDELQGVKRGIMEMADLILVNKADGELRPAALRTVADYAGALRLLRKRPQDPPGFPKAMPVSAIEGGGLEAVWAEMQALHGWRQARGLVDSRRAGQAREWFLAEVRAGLLARLERDPAAGMLARLGSQVEEGRADPVAAAAELLAALE is encoded by the coding sequence ATGCCCAACCGCCCCGATCACCGACCTGCCTGCCCCTCCGCGCCCCCCGCGCTGGCCGAAGGCGTGGCCGCAGGGGATCGCAGGGCGCTGGCCCGCGCGATCACCCTGGTCGAAAGCACGCGACCCGACCACCGCGCCCAGGCGGCGGCGATGCTGGCCGCCCTGCCGGCGCGGCAGGCGCTGCGGATCGGGCTGTCGGGCACGCCGGGGGTGGGCAAGTCCACCTTCATCGAAACATTCGGCCTGATGCTGACGGGGCTGGGGCTGCGCCTGGCGGTGCTGGCGGTTGATCCCAGCTCGGCCCGCTCGGGCGGCTCGATCCTGGGCGACAAGACCCGGATGGAGCGGCTGGCCCGCGAACCGCGCGCCTATATCCGCCCCTCGCCCAGCCGGGCCGAACTGGGCGGCGTCGCCCGCCGCACGCGCGAGACGGTGCGCCTGGCCGAGGCGGCCGGATTTGACGTGATCCTGATCGAGACGGTCGGCGTCGGCCAGTCCGAGACGCTGGTCGCCGAGATGTCCGACCTCTTCGTGCTGCTGCTGGCCCCGGCCGGCGGGGATGAACTGCAGGGCGTCAAGCGCGGCATCATGGAAATGGCCGACCTGATCCTTGTCAACAAGGCCGACGGGGAACTGCGTCCTGCGGCGCTGCGCACGGTGGCGGACTATGCCGGTGCGCTGAGGCTGCTGCGCAAGCGCCCGCAGGACCCGCCCGGATTTCCCAAGGCGATGCCCGTCTCGGCGATCGAGGGCGGGGGGCTGGAAGCGGTATGGGCCGAGATGCAGGCCCTGCACGGCTGGCGGCAGGCCCGCGGCCTTGTGGACAGCCGCCGCGCCGGCCAGGCGCGCGAGTGGTTCCTGGCCGAGGTGCGCGCAGGGCTGCTTGCCCGGCTGGAACGCGACCCTGCCGCAGGGATGCTGGCGCGGCTGGGATCGCAGGTGGAAGAGGGCCGGGCCGATCCCGTGGCTGCGGCTGCCGAACTGCTGGCCGCGCTGGAGTGA
- the rpmB gene encoding 50S ribosomal protein L28 produces MSRVCELTGKGPMTGNNVSHANNKTRRRFLPNLNDVTLISDRLGQSYSLRISAAALRSVDHRGGLDAFLAKAKDAELSPRALKIKRDLAKADAAAPALASA; encoded by the coding sequence ATGTCGCGCGTCTGCGAACTGACCGGCAAGGGGCCGATGACGGGCAACAACGTCAGCCACGCCAACAACAAGACCCGCCGCCGCTTTCTGCCCAATCTCAACGATGTCACGCTGATCTCGGACCGGCTGGGCCAGTCTTATTCGCTGCGCATCTCGGCGGCCGCGCTGCGTTCGGTTGATCATCGCGGCGGGCTGGATGCCTTCCTGGCCAAAGCCAAGGATGCCGAGCTGTCCCCTCGCGCGCTCAAGATCAAGCGCGATCTTGCCAAGGCGGATGCCGCCGCGCCGGCGCTGGCCAGCGCCTGA
- a CDS encoding copper chaperone PCu(A)C — protein sequence MSKPILTAILAGLLPLAASAQTAPAAPPAAAAAAAAPAAAEAPAAQSPLSASGAYARSNNPEAGAAFMTITNAGPADCTLSRIGADGFDRPALHTSREEDGVMKMVPLDGLTIPAGGSHELKRGGDHIMLMGARAPVMQGQAVDLRLDFGDCGTLPVAVTIDNSAGPAAGAGLMDNPAAHDHGAMTHDGAAHRHGATN from the coding sequence ATGTCCAAGCCCATCCTGACCGCCATCCTGGCCGGCCTTCTGCCGCTGGCGGCATCGGCGCAGACCGCGCCCGCCGCCCCGCCCGCCGCCGCCGCCGCTGCTGCCGCCCCTGCTGCCGCCGAGGCACCCGCCGCACAGTCCCCCCTTTCGGCAAGCGGCGCCTATGCCCGGTCCAACAACCCCGAGGCTGGCGCCGCCTTCATGACCATCACCAATGCCGGCCCCGCCGATTGCACCCTGTCACGGATCGGCGCCGACGGGTTCGACCGGCCCGCGCTGCATACCAGCCGCGAGGAGGACGGGGTGATGAAGATGGTGCCGCTCGATGGGCTGACCATCCCGGCCGGCGGCTCGCATGAGCTCAAGCGCGGCGGCGATCACATCATGCTGATGGGCGCGCGCGCGCCGGTCATGCAGGGGCAGGCCGTCGATCTGCGGCTCGATTTCGGCGACTGCGGCACCCTGCCGGTGGCCGTGACGATCGACAACAGCGCCGGGCCGGCGGCCGGCGCGGGGCTGATGGACAATCCCGCAGCCCATGATCACGGCGCCATGACCCATGACGGCGCGGCCCATCGGCACGGCGCCACGAACTGA
- the mnmH gene encoding tRNA 2-selenouridine(34) synthase MnmH — protein sequence MPLTTFSPAALGDLARAGFDDIIDARSPAEFADDHLPGAINLPVLDDAQRAEVGTIYRQVAPFQARKIGGALAAANIASHVAGPLSDRNGGWRPMVYCWRGGQRSGSFATILDQIGWRVARLDGGWKAWRALVVQQVDQIGPPAPLLVLDGNTGSAKTEILHRLGRRGVQVIDLEGLANHRGSLFGAMPGGQPPQKLFESRLAMRLAALDPQRPVVIEAESSRIGDLTVPRAVWKALITAPRLRIEVPLEARAAYTAAAYAEAIAQPGRMEATVARLAGLHPAERIARWGAMTREADWPRLAAELMAQHYDPRYGRQRLRHAALERAVVSVPDLSEAGLEGASAAVEAAIARIFP from the coding sequence GTGCCGCTGACGACCTTCAGCCCCGCCGCGCTGGGTGATCTGGCGCGGGCGGGGTTCGATGACATCATCGACGCCCGCTCGCCGGCCGAATTCGCCGACGACCACCTGCCCGGCGCGATCAACCTGCCGGTGCTGGACGATGCCCAGCGGGCCGAGGTCGGCACCATCTACCGGCAGGTCGCACCCTTTCAGGCGCGCAAGATCGGCGGCGCGCTGGCGGCGGCGAACATCGCCTCCCATGTCGCCGGCCCGCTGTCGGACCGGAACGGGGGCTGGCGGCCGATGGTCTATTGCTGGCGCGGCGGGCAGCGTTCGGGCTCCTTCGCCACCATCCTTGACCAGATCGGCTGGCGCGTGGCGCGGCTGGATGGCGGGTGGAAGGCATGGCGCGCCCTGGTGGTGCAGCAGGTGGACCAGATCGGCCCGCCTGCGCCGCTGCTGGTGCTGGACGGCAACACCGGCTCGGCCAAGACGGAGATCCTCCACCGTCTTGGCCGCCGGGGGGTGCAGGTCATCGACCTTGAAGGGCTGGCCAACCATCGGGGCAGCCTGTTCGGCGCGATGCCGGGCGGCCAGCCGCCGCAGAAGCTGTTCGAAAGCCGCCTCGCCATGCGGCTGGCCGCGCTGGACCCGCAAAGACCCGTGGTGATCGAGGCGGAAAGCTCGCGCATCGGCGATCTGACCGTGCCGCGCGCCGTCTGGAAAGCGCTGATTACCGCCCCCCGCCTGCGGATCGAGGTTCCGCTGGAGGCGCGCGCCGCCTATACGGCCGCCGCCTATGCCGAGGCAATCGCCCAGCCCGGACGGATGGAGGCGACGGTCGCCCGCCTGGCCGGCCTGCATCCGGCCGAGCGGATCGCCCGCTGGGGCGCGATGACGCGCGAGGCCGACTGGCCGAGGCTGGCAGCCGAACTGATGGCGCAGCATTACGACCCGCGCTATGGCCGGCAGCGGCTGCGCCACGCGGCGCTGGAACGCGCGGTCGTTTCCGTACCCGACCTGTCCGAAGCCGGGCTGGAGGGCGCAAGCGCAGCGGTCGAGGCTGCGATCGCGCGGATTTTTCCCTGA
- a CDS encoding L,D-transpeptidase, with translation MNRRRMLMLTLPLLAAPSALLAKSAPKAPPKKGEGYDPAPTEVPIRDGFEVGSIVVVSDDYYLYHVTAPGRAVRYGVAVGKDELVWKGRALIGRKVEWPSWKPTPDMIKRKPEQYKKYEDGMPGGPTNPLGARALYLYTANGNDTAIRIHGTTDPGSIGRAVSNGCIRMRNEAVMSLFDQVPVGTPVYVY, from the coding sequence ATGAACCGCCGCCGGATGCTGATGCTGACCCTGCCGCTGCTGGCCGCGCCCAGTGCCCTGCTGGCCAAGAGCGCGCCTAAGGCGCCCCCCAAGAAGGGCGAGGGTTATGACCCCGCCCCGACCGAGGTGCCGATCCGCGACGGGTTCGAGGTCGGCTCGATCGTCGTGGTGTCGGACGACTATTATCTGTATCACGTCACGGCCCCCGGCCGGGCTGTCCGCTATGGCGTGGCCGTCGGCAAGGACGAGCTGGTGTGGAAGGGGCGCGCGCTGATCGGCCGCAAGGTCGAATGGCCGTCGTGGAAGCCGACGCCCGACATGATCAAGCGCAAGCCCGAACAATACAAGAAATACGAGGACGGCATGCCCGGCGGCCCCACCAACCCGCTGGGCGCGCGGGCGCTGTATCTTTACACCGCCAATGGCAACGACACGGCGATCCGCATTCACGGCACCACCGATCCGGGGTCGATCGGGCGCGCCGTCTCGAACGGCTGCATCCGCATGCGCAACGAGGCGGTGATGTCGCTGTTCGACCAGGTTCCCGTGGGAACGCCGGTCTACGTCTATTGA
- a CDS encoding NAD-dependent deacylase: protein MARPSRIVVLTGAGLSAESGIATFRDSGGLWERHRVEDVATPHGFARDPGLVLRFYDARRGAAAAARPNAAHQALARLSLEPGVTLITQNVDALLDAAGARDVIHMHGRLDSALCAACGHRWPAPAVMPPGMACPRCAAPKARPDIVWFGEMPYHMDRIERALEGADLFAAIGTSGQVYPAAGFVDLAREMGAETVEMNIEATAPGRFDRFIAGPAGTTVPAWVDALLA from the coding sequence ATGGCGCGGCCTTCGCGCATCGTCGTGCTGACCGGCGCGGGGCTGTCTGCCGAAAGCGGCATTGCCACCTTCCGCGATTCGGGGGGCCTGTGGGAACGCCACCGGGTCGAGGATGTGGCGACGCCGCACGGCTTTGCCCGCGATCCGGGGCTGGTGCTGCGCTTTTACGATGCGCGCCGCGGCGCCGCCGCCGCCGCCCGCCCCAACGCGGCCCATCAGGCGCTGGCCCGGCTGAGCCTTGAGCCAGGCGTCACACTGATCACCCAGAACGTCGATGCCCTGCTGGACGCGGCCGGGGCGCGGGACGTGATCCACATGCACGGCCGGCTGGACAGCGCGCTTTGCGCGGCCTGCGGCCATCGTTGGCCGGCGCCGGCGGTCATGCCGCCTGGCATGGCCTGCCCCCGCTGCGCGGCCCCCAAGGCGCGCCCCGACATCGTGTGGTTCGGCGAGATGCCCTATCACATGGACCGGATCGAAAGGGCGCTGGAAGGGGCAGACCTGTTCGCGGCGATCGGCACATCGGGGCAGGTCTATCCGGCCGCCGGCTTTGTGGACCTGGCGCGCGAGATGGGTGCCGAAACGGTCGAGATGAACATCGAGGCGACGGCGCCGGGACGTTTCGACCGCTTCATCGCCGGTCCAGCCGGCACCACCGTTCCCGCCTGGGTTGACGCGCTGCTTGCCTGA
- a CDS encoding HAD family hydrolase yields MLTIGLDADDTLWENEAFFHLTQDDFVRLLSDHAEAGTIRARLHDTQIRNLEIYGYGVKAFTLSMIQTALELTGNAVPGGTIARLLALGQEMLRHPVHLLPGVAETLARLQGRRLILITKGDVLDQERKLASSGLAEAFDRVEIVQHKTPATYAAALCRAQVAPQDFLMAGNAMRSDVLPVIEIGGHGVLIPAALGWVHEHADDPDHPRFHRLGRIGELPALIERIEAASWGAGAG; encoded by the coding sequence ATGCTGACGATCGGTCTCGATGCGGATGACACATTGTGGGAGAACGAGGCGTTCTTTCACCTGACCCAGGACGATTTCGTCCGCCTCCTGTCGGACCATGCCGAGGCCGGAACGATCCGGGCGCGGCTGCACGACACGCAGATCCGCAACCTTGAAATCTACGGCTATGGCGTCAAGGCTTTCACCCTGTCGATGATCCAGACCGCGCTGGAGCTGACCGGCAACGCCGTTCCGGGCGGGACGATCGCCCGCCTGCTGGCGCTGGGGCAGGAGATGCTGCGCCATCCCGTCCACCTGCTGCCCGGCGTGGCCGAGACGCTGGCGCGGCTGCAGGGGCGGCGGCTGATCCTGATCACCAAGGGCGACGTGCTGGACCAGGAACGCAAGCTGGCAAGCTCGGGCCTGGCCGAGGCGTTCGACCGGGTCGAGATCGTGCAGCACAAGACCCCGGCAACCTATGCCGCCGCCCTGTGCCGGGCGCAGGTTGCGCCGCAGGATTTCCTGATGGCCGGGAATGCGATGCGTTCGGACGTGCTGCCGGTGATCGAGATCGGCGGTCACGGCGTGCTGATCCCCGCGGCGCTGGGCTGGGTGCATGAGCATGCGGACGACCCGGACCACCCTCGCTTTCACCGGCTGGGACGGATCGGCGAACTGCCGGCGCTGATCGAACGGATCGAGGCGGCATCCTGGGGCGCAGGGGCCGGGTGA
- a CDS encoding heavy-metal-associated domain-containing protein, whose translation MKFRVEDMSCGHCTAAIEKAVAEAGGSAAADLAAKTVTVENIGAARAAEVITAAGYTPQPLD comes from the coding sequence ATGAAGTTCCGCGTCGAGGACATGAGCTGCGGCCATTGCACCGCCGCCATCGAAAAGGCCGTCGCCGAGGCTGGCGGCAGCGCCGCCGCCGATCTGGCCGCCAAGACCGTGACGGTCGAGAATATCGGCGCGGCCCGCGCCGCCGAGGTCATCACCGCCGCCGGCTATACCCCGCAGCCGCTGGACTGA
- a CDS encoding DMT family transporter: MATTPSIAAPRADRGNLRAAGWMTGAMAMFAIEDAAIKFLGAGIGPGQIVAVIGACGLAVFWMLLVRQGGRLLTRDLLRPVVVLRNMGELLGTLCFVSALSLSDLASASAILQALPLALVLGAALFLGERVGWRRWAAILAGFAGVLLIVRPGAAGFQPASLLALIAVAGLALRDLATRRMPRAVRSHLLSASAYGVMVPGGLVLAAAQGERFALPDGAGAAGFAVAALSGVLGYAMMVRATRAGEASAVAPFRYTRLLFALTLAVAVFAERPDPLTLAGAGVIVGAGGFAMWREFRRARGRA, translated from the coding sequence ATGGCCACCACCCCTTCCATCGCCGCCCCGCGCGCGGACCGCGGCAACCTGCGCGCCGCGGGCTGGATGACCGGGGCCATGGCGATGTTCGCGATCGAGGATGCGGCGATCAAGTTCCTGGGCGCTGGCATCGGCCCCGGCCAGATCGTCGCCGTCATCGGGGCCTGCGGGCTGGCGGTGTTCTGGATGCTGCTGGTGCGCCAGGGCGGACGGCTGCTGACCCGCGACCTGCTGCGCCCGGTCGTGGTGCTGCGCAATATGGGCGAGCTGCTGGGCACCTTGTGCTTTGTCTCGGCGCTGTCGCTGTCCGATCTCGCCTCGGCCTCGGCGATCCTGCAGGCGCTGCCGCTGGCGCTGGTGCTGGGGGCGGCGCTGTTTCTGGGCGAACGGGTCGGCTGGCGGCGCTGGGCGGCGATCCTGGCGGGATTTGCCGGCGTCCTGCTGATCGTCCGGCCCGGCGCGGCCGGGTTCCAGCCCGCCTCGCTGCTGGCGCTGATCGCGGTGGCGGGGCTGGCGCTGCGCGATCTGGCGACGCGGCGGATGCCGCGGGCGGTGCGCTCGCACCTGCTGTCGGCATCGGCCTATGGGGTGATGGTGCCCGGCGGCCTGGTGCTGGCTGCCGCGCAGGGCGAGCGGTTTGCCCTGCCCGATGGGGCGGGGGCCGCAGGCTTTGCCGTCGCGGCCCTGTCTGGCGTGCTGGGCTATGCGATGATGGTCCGCGCCACCCGCGCGGGCGAGGCGTCGGCCGTCGCCCCCTTCCGCTATACCCGCCTGCTGTTCGCCCTGACCCTGGCCGTCGCAGTCTTTGCCGAAAGGCCCGATCCGCTGACACTGGCCGGGGCGGGGGTCATCGTCGGGGCCGGCGGCTTTGCCATGTGGCGCGAATTCCGGCGCGCAAGGGGCCGCGCCTGA
- the lepA gene encoding translation elongation factor 4, with the protein MTELSLIRNFSIVAHIDHGKSTLADRLIQSTGTVADRDMKEQLLDSMDIERERGITIKANTVRISYPAKDGKTYTLNLIDTPGHVDFAYEVSRSMRAVEGSLLVVDASQGVEAQTLANVYQAIDAGHEIVPVLNKIDLPAAEPERVKENIEDVIGIDASDAVLISAKTGLGIPDVLEAIVTRLPAPTGQRDAPLKAMLVDSWYDAYLGVVVMIRVMDGVIRKGDRVKMMQTGAVYGIDKLAVLTPQMVDIAELGPGEIGVFTASIKQVRDTRVGDTITHERKGTDTPLPGFKPAQPVVFCGLFPVDANDFDALRDAIEKLALNDASFSYEMETSAALGFGFRCGFLGLLHLEVIRDRLEREYDLDLITTAPSVVFKLHMRDGEVRDLHNPADMPDLTLVDHIEEPRIKATIMVPDEYLGDVLKLCQDRRGIQLDLTYAGSRAMVVYDLPLAEVVFDFYDRLKSVTKGYASFDYQISEYREDYLVKMSILVNDEPVDALSIMVHRDRAEARGRVMVEKLKELIPRHMFKIPIQAAIGGRVIARETLAALRKDVTAKCYGGDATRKKKLLEKQKAGKKKMRQFGKVEIPQSAFISALKMDG; encoded by the coding sequence ATGACCGAGCTTTCCCTCATCCGCAATTTCTCGATCGTGGCGCATATCGACCACGGAAAATCCACCCTTGCCGACCGGCTGATCCAGTCGACCGGCACGGTCGCCGACCGCGACATGAAGGAACAGCTGCTCGACAGCATGGATATCGAGCGCGAGCGCGGCATCACCATCAAGGCCAACACCGTCCGCATCAGCTATCCGGCCAAGGACGGCAAGACCTATACGCTCAACCTGATCGACACCCCCGGCCACGTGGACTTCGCCTATGAGGTGTCGCGCTCGATGCGCGCCGTCGAAGGCTCGCTGCTGGTCGTGGACGCGTCCCAGGGCGTCGAGGCGCAGACGCTGGCCAATGTCTATCAGGCCATCGACGCGGGGCACGAGATCGTGCCCGTGCTGAACAAGATCGACCTGCCCGCGGCCGAACCCGAACGGGTCAAGGAGAACATCGAGGACGTGATCGGCATCGACGCATCCGACGCGGTGCTGATCTCGGCCAAGACGGGCCTTGGCATCCCCGACGTGCTGGAAGCGATCGTCACCCGCCTGCCGGCCCCCACCGGCCAGCGTGATGCCCCGCTCAAGGCGATGCTGGTGGACAGCTGGTATGACGCCTATCTGGGCGTCGTCGTGATGATCCGCGTCATGGACGGCGTCATCCGCAAGGGCGACCGCGTGAAGATGATGCAGACCGGCGCGGTTTATGGCATCGACAAGCTGGCCGTGCTGACCCCGCAGATGGTGGACATCGCGGAACTGGGGCCGGGCGAGATCGGCGTGTTCACCGCATCCATCAAGCAGGTGCGCGACACCCGCGTCGGCGACACCATCACCCACGAACGCAAGGGCACCGACACGCCGCTGCCCGGCTTCAAGCCCGCGCAGCCGGTGGTGTTCTGCGGGCTGTTCCCGGTGGACGCCAATGATTTCGACGCCTTGCGCGACGCCATCGAGAAGCTGGCGCTGAACGACGCCAGCTTCAGCTATGAGATGGAGACCTCGGCCGCCCTCGGCTTCGGCTTCCGCTGCGGCTTCCTCGGGCTGCTGCATCTTGAGGTGATCCGCGACCGGCTGGAACGCGAATACGACCTGGACCTGATCACCACCGCGCCCAGCGTGGTGTTCAAGCTGCACATGCGCGACGGTGAGGTGCGCGACCTGCACAACCCCGCCGACATGCCCGACCTGACGCTGGTCGATCATATCGAGGAGCCGCGCATCAAGGCGACCATCATGGTCCCCGACGAATATCTGGGCGACGTGCTGAAACTGTGCCAGGACCGCCGCGGCATCCAGCTTGACCTGACCTATGCCGGCAGCCGCGCCATGGTCGTCTATGACCTGCCGCTGGCCGAGGTGGTGTTCGATTTCTATGACCGGCTGAAATCGGTGACCAAGGGCTATGCGTCCTTTGATTACCAGATTTCGGAATACCGCGAGGATTACTTGGTCAAGATGTCGATCCTCGTGAACGACGAGCCGGTGGACGCCCTGTCGATCATGGTCCACCGCGATCGGGCCGAGGCGCGCGGCCGGGTGATGGTGGAAAAGCTGAAAGAGCTGATCCCCCGCCACATGTTCAAGATCCCGATCCAGGCGGCCATCGGCGGCCGCGTGATCGCGCGCGAGACGCTGGCCGCGCTGCGCAAGGACGTCACCGCCAAGTGCTATGGCGGGGATGCCACGCGCAAGAAGAAGCTGCTGGAAAAGCAGAAGGCCGGCAAGAAGAAGATGCGCCAGTTCGGGAAGGTGGAGATTCCGCAGAGCGCGTTTATCTCGGCGTTGAAGATGGATGGGTGA
- a CDS encoding TraR/DksA family transcriptional regulator, whose product MNHTASRNRATSVTSRRDPGDAALARIEAGEYGECVQCGKKIAEKRLELLPDTRLCANCAT is encoded by the coding sequence GTGAACCACACAGCCTCGCGCAACCGCGCGACCTCGGTGACCAGCCGCCGCGATCCGGGCGACGCGGCGCTGGCCCGGATCGAGGCGGGGGAATACGGCGAATGCGTCCAGTGCGGCAAGAAGATCGCCGAAAAGCGGCTAGAACTGCTGCCCGACACGCGCCTCTGCGCCAACTGTGCCACCTAA
- a CDS encoding cytochrome b yields MRTPTSSSQAPLGYTGIQIALHWAIALLILSQFLTGDWMGEFFRALIRSTANPDAARPEMGNAVWHFVGGATVLGLGLVRLIVRAMRGVPPDSPASPSWDRKLAHLTHYALYAAFFALPITGLAAYLLPSRDFGEVHEVLTTVLLVLIGLHVLGALYHQLILKDRLIRRVMVPVSPERHVPPARPN; encoded by the coding sequence ATGCGCACCCCCACCTCTTCCTCCCAAGCCCCCCTCGGCTACACCGGCATCCAGATCGCCCTGCACTGGGCCATCGCCCTGCTGATCCTGTCGCAGTTCCTCACCGGCGACTGGATGGGCGAGTTCTTCCGCGCCCTCATTCGCTCCACCGCCAACCCGGACGCTGCGCGCCCCGAGATGGGCAATGCCGTCTGGCACTTTGTTGGCGGCGCCACCGTGCTTGGCCTCGGCCTTGTGCGGCTGATCGTGCGGGCGATGCGCGGGGTGCCGCCGGACAGCCCGGCCTCGCCCTCGTGGGATCGAAAGCTGGCGCATCTGACGCATTACGCGCTCTATGCCGCGTTCTTTGCCCTGCCGATCACGGGGCTGGCCGCCTATCTGCTCCCCAGCCGCGATTTCGGCGAGGTGCATGAGGTGCTGACCACCGTTCTGCTGGTGCTGATCGGCCTGCATGTGCTGGGCGCGCTGTATCACCAGCTGATCCTCAAGGACCGGCTGATCCGGCGGGTGATGGTGCCGGTCAGCCCCGAACGCCACGTGCCCCCGGCCCGGCCGAACTGA
- a CDS encoding alpha/beta fold hydrolase, which translates to MKLSTTVTGTPTPGLPPVVLVHGLFGQGRNLGVIARALADSRQVVSLDLRNHGDSPWSDEHDYDALAGDVAEVIADHGGQADVVGHSMGGKTALWLALTRPAMLRRLVVLDIAPVAYGHSQADMIDAMEGVDFASCASRGQADQALAATVEDHSVRAFLLQSLDLKASPPRWRMNLGALRAQMDRLTGFPEPGERRFDGAALVLAGGDSDYVGPEGEAAFHQLFPQAEIRRIAGTGHWLHAERPAEVAGLIADFLG; encoded by the coding sequence ATGAAGCTGTCCACCACCGTCACCGGAACGCCGACCCCCGGCCTGCCCCCTGTCGTGCTGGTCCATGGCCTGTTCGGGCAGGGGCGGAACCTGGGGGTGATCGCCCGCGCGCTGGCCGATTCGCGGCAGGTCGTGTCGCTGGACCTGCGCAACCATGGCGATTCGCCCTGGTCGGACGAACATGATTATGACGCGCTGGCCGGCGACGTGGCCGAGGTGATCGCCGACCATGGGGGCCAGGCGGATGTGGTCGGCCATTCGATGGGGGGCAAGACTGCCCTCTGGCTGGCGCTGACCCGGCCGGCGATGCTGCGCCGCCTTGTGGTGCTCGACATCGCGCCGGTGGCCTATGGCCACAGCCAGGCCGACATGATCGACGCGATGGAGGGGGTGGATTTCGCCTCCTGCGCCTCGCGGGGTCAGGCCGATCAGGCCCTGGCCGCAACGGTCGAGGATCACAGCGTCCGCGCCTTCCTGCTGCAGTCGCTTGATCTGAAGGCCAGCCCGCCGCGGTGGCGGATGAACCTGGGGGCGCTGCGGGCGCAGATGGACAGGCTGACGGGCTTTCCCGAACCGGGCGAGCGGCGCTTTGACGGCGCGGCGCTGGTGCTGGCCGGGGGCGACAGCGACTATGTCGGCCCCGAGGGCGAGGCGGCCTTTCACCAGCTGTTCCCGCAGGCCGAGATCCGCCGCATCGCCGGCACGGGGCACTGGCTGCATGCCGAAAGGCCCGCCGAGGTGGCGGGCCTGATCGCTGATTTCCTGGGCTGA